Part of the Fundulus heteroclitus isolate FHET01 chromosome 20, MU-UCD_Fhet_4.1, whole genome shotgun sequence genome, attttgaattaaattggttttattggaATGTAATATTCCTTCATGCAGTGCCTTTTGTATTAGGTCGTTACAGTCGTATTCAATAAGTTAGAATATCAGTTAAAAGTCCATTTACAGGAAGCCtttccaacaaaataaaatccttttacTGTTTTTCATGCTGAGAATAAACTAAATAATGTTCTACACTaggacaataaaaacaattattgaccTAAAATGAGAATAATCTTTTGCCTTTCTTTCAAAATACTTGCAACATACAATATACAATATACAGACTTCGCACAATAAGGATCTGTACAAATTCCTTTTCTCAAAAAATCTGACTTATATGTTTAATGCATCAAGATATCATATGGTTATTGTTTAACAggggaaaacagaagaaatgacaatatctgtatttttatgttctttacttaaagaaaatccaatttTTGAGGCAGTGTGCACCATAAAAGTGATGATTTTGACACGTCTGGCAACACTTTTGAAAATctttggtttaaatcaaaggGTATTTTAGTGTTAAAATTCAAATCTCTAGGTGTGCACtgatggtagagacatacccaaaGGCCTTTTTAGGGGCCTCAGAGTAAAGGTGGCTCAGATGCACAAAACTTtctttgattgattgatttagtttttgctttttaaaacgttttaaaaaCCTGGAGTGTTGTCCCTGACACCTCACAGTTATACATGCATtcgtgttggtctatcacaggaGATCCCAATAAGATAAACTGCAGTCTGTGGTTGTGATATTCCCTATGGTGTTGTAATTTGACAGCTCAGGAAATGAGCAACAATATACAATTATGCCCCAAAGTGTTTCTTCATGGTTTAATTTTCCTTCTAGCGTTTTGCTTTAGTTGATCCCTTTTTACTTACCCGTGTATTTTGTGTCTCTGAGGCGTCTAAAATGTGAATGGTGTGTTGGAATCAGGGTCTGGAAACTTTAGGTGGCCTAACTCTCCATCAGAGGAAACGAGCAGCAACACCAGGGAACAAAGAGTTAACTTTTCCCTGAGCGTATCATTTCCTGCTCGGGTTTCCTGGGTATTCTGACTCTCTGTCTCTCACTTTCCTGCTGCTGGAGAGGGGCTGGACCGGCACTCGCTGGTAGGTTTTGTCTGGCTGCCGGTCTCATGCACAGCGCGACCTTCTGCTGTCTCTCACCCGCTGAGCTGAGGAGGGAAACCGACCTAAACCGCCTGGACTCTCCTCGCTGTGTAGTGACACCAAGCCTGGCCGCTTGCTCTCATTTAGAAAaggtttccttttcttttctactTGTTTAAAAATGAATCGGTTGTCCATTCAGGCTGGCCTCGCTTCACAAAGACAGCAGTTGTGCCAcagctttttgttctttgttgggGTTTCGTCACTTGCCGAAATCTTTATGCGCCGCgttctttattgttttgctcGTTGCTTTATCATATTAGGATGTAGTTTATGCTTCCCCATCTTCAATTACCTCCAATTAattgtaaaacatttcaaatagtttgtttttttgtgtggaaatttGACAGGGAGTTTCATTCTGAAGTccgttttgttttcctgtccaCATCCTCTACTCTTATGTGTCATTTCTTTTCTATAATTAAGGAAGTTCCTCTCCGCAGAAGTGTGAGGCGCTCCTGCTGGTTTTGCTTCTCTGCTGTCACTAAAAGCAGTCATTTGTGTGGTAAATGGTGTCGTTGCCTGTGGGGTTCTGGGGAAAAACGTGAAAAGAAATTTGTCTGTCACAGTTGATAAACCAGTATTTCTGACTTGGGGAGCCACATCTCCGTGCTGGAGCAGCTTTGAACAGCTGTTCGTTTCATCTATTAGCCGAGCCAAGTCAAGAATCAGGCATTTCCTTCATTCCACCGCATTAAGCTGAAGTTCCACAGCTGTCTTTCTCAATCACTTCACAGCAACTCAATATTTCCTGTGACTCCGTgtttatcaatgtttttaattcGATTTATTCATTTCCCTCCTTGTTTTTCCTATAGACCATCGAGACCGCTCCATCCTCTCTGCGCTCCGGCAACCTGAGTGCTCTTAAGAAGCGCTGGGAGCAAACAGGAAGCCAAAACCAGGATAAGAAAAGCCCGGTTCCACCTCCAAGCGGGTCCAGCATTCGCCGCAGACATACAGTCCTGAGCAGGCCGGCGCCCATCCGTGAAGAGCCCCCGCCTGTGAAGAACCAAGACCCACCTACCGACCAGGGCGGTCAGCGCGCAGCCAGACGAGTCCAGCAGCCGGCCGCAGCCCCGGTGGGTGAAGCGCAGAGAGGGATGGACAGGGAAGAGCTTCCAGACAGAGGAAAGCCTGACACCATCGTGGAGGAAGTCCCCACCAGCCCACGCACCGTTCCCGAAAAGCCCCGAGTGCCGCTGACCAACCTGAAGAATAAGTTTGAGAAGGGAGAAGATGCCACTGGGAAGGTAACGCTTTACCAGATGATTTCTCTTAATACACCTTTCTGCACTATCTCAAAAAAGCCGCCATGTTTACTTTGCGGCCATACGCTGACATCGCTGAGTGGACCCTATGTATTCAGCTGATGTTGAACTCACAGTACCGTGCAAAAGTCTCCACAGCCATGGAGCTTTTTCCTTTATGCAGGGATTTTTACAGGTCCCTCTGTGCTGTGGTGGGCTCAGTCCAGGTCGTTGATACAGGGGGACGTGAGTTTGAATCCCAGCTGCATCAGGAAGGACAGGGAGCAGAAAGGACGCACAAGGATTTGATGggataaacacacaaaacagtGTATATTTGTGAATTgaagataaatattttaaaatattttacagaaataaatggggAAAAATTGTGCTGCTACATTCGCATCCAGTATTTTCAAAAAGCATCTTTTATGGCAGTCAAAGCTGCAGCTTGGCCTGCAGAATATATTGCTGTGTGGATAAGTGACTTGCAGTACTTGGATCACAAAAAGGTTGCTTGGGCTGCAGTAAATCTTAGCTGATCGTTAACGTGTCATGCATTCAGGTTCTATGCCGGTTATGTGTGTGGCCAAGTTTGATGTTTAGTGCAGCACAAAAGTGCTTTAGAAGGCAGCGAGGCGCTATGTAAGTACATTAAGAATTTACATGTTAATCACGTTTGCAATGAACCGCAAGCACAAAAACacagtttagtttttaatttatcCCAAGTCATTGATGCGCGTCACATACCACCAGGTTTGGATGTGCTGAAGGGTGAACATCTGCCCCAGTCTTAAGCCTCTTTTTGCAgcatctaacaggttttctttcagaattgccctgaatttaacagaagctgtcccacagcatgatgctgccatcaccgtgTTTCTCTCTTCATGAGAACAAAGCTCAGAGGTCTGCACACACCAGCTATATTTATACTGGTTATATTACACTTAGGTGGACTCTATGCTCTAATGAGGTTAATGCGCTCAATCGCCAcgggtgtttttttgttttttttgttgttgtttttgggttttttaaaatgataattgGAAAACCACaggtcattttccttccacctcacagTTATGTAttatactttgtgttggtctatcatataaaatctcaataaaatagatttttgaaGATGTGAAAATGATTTTGCAAGGTGCTGCACCATTGCATAACATTATGAATCACAGACATATTTAGCCTAACTTTGCCATAGATTTCAACATCCCGTTATGCTTCTAACTTCCCTTCTTGCCTTTTTCATACATTTCTGAAGCCCCTTCCCTCTGTGAAGCACTTCCCTCACCAGTTTCTACCGTTTGCAGCTCCATTCTTTCACTGTAGCTCCGTCTCTCACAGCCTAGTGCAACAAGTAGTCCACTCTTCGGCTTCTATACCAGAGGAATGCAGAGACATTCCTGTCCAAGGCCTGCCTCAGTCTTCGCAGGATCCCCTCTGTAAAGCTACCGTCTTTATTTTGGCATAGTCGGCATGTCTCAGAGCTGGAATCCAGTGTTTTAGGGGTTtgcttgctttattttattttatttattatatttattatttttaaccaCAGTTAATTTATGTTGGAGCGATTAAATTTGCAGCGTTTTACTCACGTTATTTCACTGTAATCGTATATGTTTAGCTGCTGTTGTTCTccaagtttgtttattttaacatcgtCTAGAGAAAATGTACAAAAGTGGCCGATTAAAATGGCTCAATCTCTCTGTCCTTAAGAGACCGTGACGTAGTGCAAACGGCACATTTATGCTGTGCTtagtgaaggacacaagaatCGTTTCAAATGTTTTGCCTGCAGATGGATCAAATGCAGGCTGATGGCAGTCTTATCAGATCCCAGCTGTCCTTGTTATTAGGAGATAATAATCAgatatctgccttttttttttctatgactCACAATGTCTGTCAGCGGCTTCTAATGGAGGAAGCGGTTTGCTGCACCTGGCAGAAGCCCTCATGTATTCCAAGTGTGCTGTGTCTTTGtaattcaaacaaaacaaaaaatatattatatcgCGTGCATCTATAGCTGATGACCCACAGCTCAGTTGGGAGAATCTGAGGACAGGACAGCTATTAGTTGTGATCACTGGTAGAGCAGTGAAAGAAGGTTGTATCCCATTTTGTCAGAAGCCAGGAAACAGAATTTCCTGGCAAGAAGGAAAtttggtcagacgagaccaaaacGTAACTTTTTGGCCAACACACAAACTGATACGTGTGCCTCAAAACTAACGCTTCATGTCACCCTGAGCACTCCATCCTCACAGTGaatcatggtggtggcagcagcatgctgtggggatggacAAGGAGGCTGGTAACAGTCTATGGTATGGAGATTTGAGCTAACTATGTAagaatctacaaaaaaaaaacttgagactGAGGCAGAGGTTCAACTTTCACAAACATCCAAAAAAGACTTTAGTTGCTGCCAAAAATGGTTCTAGCTAGTATAGACTTAAAGGGGTTTATACCAttacacacttttcagatgttcGTTGGTTAAATAGATTGAAGTTGTGCTTGTAGTGTGACTAAATGTAGACTAGCTAAACATTTAATTCTTTCTCTAAACTGTGCTCTACAGATCGTCATGACACTCAACTTTAGTTTCTGTCTcactaaacaaaacaagataaaaaaacttttttcactgAAACGATTTAACAAATTCTCAGTATAAAGTTACCACCAcatattttccatattttagtgtttatattaaaatgaaatatcaGGAAATGTAGGTTCTGGACATGGATATCTATCTTTAGATCTACATATCTAACGATTGAAATCTAGGGTTAGATTTCGATCTTTCATTTTCACGCAAAGCTTGATGACCTATAAAGATCTTTTGTTGAGTTTGCAATGGAGACGGTTTGGGTGGTGTCTTCCACTATCAAGAATTGCACAACCAGACCCACTTTTACGATACTTTTGAGGAGTGAGTAACACTTGAGTTCCTGTTGTCAGCAGATTAAGGAAGGAAAACCAGGGCTAGGTCATACATGCATTTACAGCTCCACTTGCATAATCTGGGTCTGTCTCCTTTCTTTTAGGCCGGCAGGTCGACAATCAAGAGTACTTCATCTGAGGACTCAGAACTTCCCATCAGTAAGCACCGATGGCTCGTTTAGTTCTGCcaacatttgttgttttttaacatctAAAGACTGCAGTGGAACCATGTAAGAAGATCCTCAAATCTGCTTCAGGTGCGCCTGGGTTGACCAGATCTTTGTCTGTGAGGGAGAAGATGGCCAAGTATCAGTTTACTGTTGCTAAACAGGACACCAGCCGCACTGTGAGTTCAGACACATTTCAAGTCACCGGAACAAACTACAGAAAGATTACTgctattttcaattcaattcaattcaattcaattcaatgttatttatatagcgccaattcatgaaacatgtcatctcaaggcactttacaaagtcaaaatcaatcatattatacagattgggtcagattatacagattggtcaaaaatgtcctatataaggaaaccagttgattgcatcaaagtcccgacaagcagcattcactcctggagaagcgtagagccacagggagagtcgtctgcattgtacatggctttgcagcaatccctcatactgagcaagcatgaagcgacagtggaaagaaaaacctccatcagaaccagaaccgggctcagtatgaacggtcatctgcctcgaccgactggggttagagaagacagagcagagacacaaacaagtacagacaaaaaagcacagaagcacacattgatctagtaatctgttctacgttagatggtagtagcgggtgatctgtcttctctggatgatgtcacagttaacagaacgccagaccaggtgtacctactatgaagataaaagagagagaacaaaaagttaaaagctgaaatgacaacagtcatttcaatgcaatgtaaaactggagaacagtagaaatcagtagagtgagaaaaatgtcctccagtagcctaagcctatagcagcataactatagaggtagctcagggtaacatgagccgctctaactataagctttgtcaaaaaggaaagttttaagattagtcttaaaaatagatagggtgtctgtcTCACGGagcaaaactgggagttggttccacaggagaggagcctgatagctaaaggatctgcctcccattctacttttagagactctaggaaccaccagcagacctgcagtctgcaGTCTATTTAAACTCTATAAGAAAAAAGTAATCTAAAATGCCTTGATGTAACATTTTTGTGAATTGGTGCTTAATTATCAGCACCACAGGCTGCACAGGGCACCAGTTTGTAGCACCATTGCCTTCCagtaagaaggtcctgggttcaaatcccagcctggggtctttgtgcatggggtttgcatgttcttcctgtaCATACGTGGTACTCCGGGTTCCTCCCTCAGTCCAAAGACATGACTGCAGGGTCAACAGATCTCTCCAACTTGtctttaggtgtgagtgtggttgtttgtctctgtgttggcctgtaatggactggcaacctgtccattATACTTCGCCTTTCGCCCAAAATGAATAGACTGAATATGCCATCTCATCATGTTGGCCTGTTGATGATGCCATCACATATAAACTGCAAATTCATCTTCACTTACGTAGGTTGTATTTTCATGTGGCTGAATTCCCCAGACAGCTTCTCGTATTCCCAAACCTTCTAGCTGTAACTGTAAGAAAGCAAAGTGCGTCTGAAGTCTCGACTTAAAATGTCTCTTTAAGACCACATTTTAAATTTGTGACCACTGTCGGGGGACTACGAGGTTgggattaaatcaaaaataaaatgctgattCGGCCCGGCATAACCGTAAATGAAAGATGGAATCGGTGCTGTTGGTGATCGATGGTCAGAAAGCAGAGAGGTGACAGGTTGCATAAGGTTGCAGCTTCATTCCTCTCTGCACGTCTGTGTTGTACCTGCAAACCTGCAGCCGGGCCTCCTCCCTGCCTGCAGCAGGCTTATGAGCGGAGACACGAGAACCAGGCTGCAGGAACAACTCGGCATCTCAGCTTTGAGGGTTAGAGTATTTATGTTGTCAAGCTTAAAGTGAGCGAAGAGGCATGCGATATGAATAACACTGAGAGTGTGAACGCACACACCCACAGCAGTCACCAAGCTCTCGCCTTCGAGGGTAAATCTCACAACTCTTCTCTGAAGGAAAATGTAAGGTTcatcgtgtaaaaaaaaaaaaaaaaaaaaaaaaaaaaatagcattgttTAGTTCAAGGTTCTCTAGAAGGGAACACCACCTATATGTGGAAAACTGGATATTAGGTCAAGAAAAAAGCTTTAGGCAGAATTATTTATGCATGCCTTTTTGAAATCATTAAACTGCTATTGGTTcgtaataaaaaagtaatatgaaataattttaaggCTCTGATTTGAATAGCCTTAAATGATCATCATACATCCTATACTTTAATCTGACTCTCATGTCTTTCTgaattgataaaatataaaaacggCCACGTTTTATAACAGGTGAGCCTGTGTTACacttaatgttttattaaaggttttaatttttttcctatttgttaCTGTATTGTTTGCATcattttctatcactttctcGATTTAGATATGATAATTTCTGCACTAAAAAcgtggtttatttctgtgttttcccCAGGCTAAGCCAGTGTCTGCTCCAAAAAGATCAGTGTCTCTGAGAATCAAATCCTCTCCAGCAGCTGAGTGCAATGGTAACTTCTTCCAGAATGCGTTCTAGCATAAGATGTACAGTTCCTGTTCCCGTTTTTCCCACTGGCTGAGCAACATCAGAGCTGATTCTGCTTTTTATCTGTTTCAGGGGAAAACACCGAGCAGCCCAAAGGACTTGCGGTGGGGCAATTTGACATCAGACAATCAGGAAAATAGATTGAGTCCTCGCTCTGCATGAATATATTTGACTTTGTTTATTATTGCAGAGATTTCGGCTGCCGGTGAAGGAAACATGCACCGGCTGTCAGAAAACTGTGTACCCACTGGAGAAACTGGTGGTTTGTCAGCACATTTACCACAAAAAGTGCTTCACCTGTTTTCACTGCAGCACAAAGCTGAGGTAAGCTCCTGCCTCGCTCCTTTATCTTCCCTTTTGACTTAAtgttgtatttatgtttgtcTGATAATGTAAATGTGTCTCAGttgattagaatattatttaaaagttcagtcCCCACCCATCAATCCTCCCAAACTCTTGAATGGGCTATGCCTCATGATCCTTCAAATGCTGCAGTGATCCTTGTTTCCTGTGCACCTTGTTCAgacacactttttccttccactcaactttctaatTATATGCTTAGATGTCAGCTGTCATGTCaacagctcccccccccccccacacacacacacacacatttgttgGTTTTGTGTAATGATCTGATCTAATTTCTGAAAtgaattaactttttaaaaacattagacATCCATATTTGTTGAGGTGTCTAATGTTGTGTAAATATGCTTTTAGCAGGATTCATATGCAGTCTGGAACAGTAGGGAATTTGACTTTAGTATTTACATACACATAAGTTTAATAAACAAAGTGGGAGGCTTCCTTACCAATTCCATTGTCTAGATCAGGGATGTCTAAAGTGCAAATTTTGCCTTTAATCAAGACAAAACacgtttttttattcatttctcaAACTTGGCTAAATACTGCAGGTGTTTTTGAAGAAAGAACGACacaaatcctgtttttattaCAGAGAATTGActaaattattttcaattttttcaGTTTACCCCAAAAGCATTAGTAAACTGGACTCCTTTGTTTTCATTAGGtgaacatgcaaaacaaaacctttttaagtTTTTGGATCTAAAAAGATTTACTCACCCCTTTCATTACAAAAAgatgtattaatttttttaaattaaaacattgcaCACGTAGTTTGTTGTTGAGCAGgtgaaaaaaatcttgatatattttgtgtcattgtagtttcgttttttttaggacttttatttttattacccACATGACAAAAATTTGAACACCACAGGTCTAAATGTTGTCCTTCCACTGCTCTGTCCGTCCTTCTTTTCTCTATTATTTTTACCTGCTTCCTTCTATTCCTCTCTTATGTCCTTCTTCTTTctgtatttctttaatttattctgTCCTTGCTTACTTGTTCCTTCCGTTCTTCCTTCAtttttgtgtccttccttcctgcctgcctTGTACCCTTACTCTTTTTCCCATTTGTTCCCTTCCTCCACCATTTCACCTTTGTGCCTTATCTCAACTCCATCCATCCTTGGAAAAGTATTTCTTTACATGAAAAAGTTTTATGAGGCCTCTTCTAACGCGGCTGCTTCTCTGTCTCCAGTCTGTCGAACTACGCTTCTCTGCACGGTCATTTCTACTGCAAGCCGCATTTCAACCAGCTGTTCAAGGCCAAAGGGAACTACGACGAAGGCTTCGGCCATCGCCCGCATAAGGAGCTGTGGGAACCACGAGACGACGGAGACGAAGGCGAGGAGGCGCCGAAGCCAAAAGAGCCACCAGTGGTGGTGGCGAAACCGGCGGCTGAGAGCGCGTCGGAGTCGCAGGCAGATCCGAGTGGGGACACGTCCCCCCAGGTGAAGGTGGCAGACCTCGCCACCTCGCTGGAGACCCGCACACAGCCGCGGGTCGTCTCTGAAGAGAAGCTCCAGGCTGCAGACCGGCTCGCCGAGAAGCGCAAGCTGAAGGTCGCCTGGCCTCCTCCGGCTGACGGGGGGAACTCTGGAGCGGGACCGCTGAGTCCACCCGCAGAGGGGGCCCCTTCGACCAGACCGTGGAGAGCAAAGTGGCCCCCAGAGGACGAGGTGCCCCCGTCCTTCCAGAGCTCAGAGCGAGCTGAGCTGAAGAGCCTGAGGAGGAGCACCTCTCTGAAGGAACGCTGCCGTCCCTTCACACTCGCTGCCAAACCGACTCCTACAGCCGGCGCGGGCCCCAGGGAGCCCCGTCGTCCACTCAAGGGACTCCTGGAATGGAGGGCGTCGTTGGATGAGAAGCAATCGACGGAAGTAAGGTCCAAAGTAAACAACAAAGACGAGGAAAAGGAAGAGGAGAAGATGAAGCAAACACCAAACGGAGGTGTGAGCACCtcgaaggaggaggagaagaaggagagTCCGACTGAAGATGAGGAGGACAGGAGGGAGCAAGCGAGGAAGGAGGCTGGAAAAGAGAACTGCTCCTCCCAGGATGTGGGCttctgggaagaaaacaaagaggggagtgatgaagaggagctg contains:
- the LOC105939079 gene encoding LIM domain and actin-binding protein 1 isoform X2, producing the protein MHSATFCCLSPAELRRETDLNRLDSPRCVVTPSLAACSHLEKTIETAPSSLRSGNLSALKKRWEQTGSQNQDKKSPVPPPSGSSIRRRHTVLSRPAPIREEPPPVKNQDPPTDQGGQRAARRVQQPAAAPVGEAQRGMDREELPDRGKPDTIVEEVPTSPRTVPEKPRVPLTNLKNKFEKGEDATGKAGRSTIKSTSSEDSELPISAPGLTRSLSVREKMAKYQFTVAKQDTSRTAKPVSAPKRSVSLRIKSSPAAECNGENTEQPKGLARFRLPVKETCTGCQKTVYPLEKLVVCQHIYHKKCFTCFHCSTKLSLSNYASLHGHFYCKPHFNQLFKAKGNYDEGFGHRPHKELWEPRDDGDEGEEAPKPKEPPVVVAKPAAESASESQADPSGDTSPQVKVADLATSLETRTQPRVVSEEKLQAADRLAEKRKLKVAWPPPADGGNSGAGPLSPPAEGAPSTRPWRAKWPPEDEVPPSFQSSERAELKSLRRSTSLKERCRPFTLAAKPTPTAGAGPREPRRPLKGLLEWRASLDEKQSTEVRSKVNNKDEEKEEEKMKQTPNGGVSTSKEEEKKESPTEDEEDRREQARKEAGKENCSSQDVGFWEENKEGSDEEELSAEDIIKRNRCYDDDDDDSMV
- the LOC105939079 gene encoding LIM domain and actin-binding protein 1 isoform X3, whose translation is MRNGPEDVMRRHQTIETAPSSLRSGNLSALKKRWEQTGSQNQDKKSPVPPPSGSSIRRRHTVLSRPAPIREEPPPVKNQDPPTDQGGQRAARRVQQPAAAPVGEAQRGMDREELPDRGKPDTIVEEVPTSPRTVPEKPRVPLTNLKNKFEKGEDATGKAGRSTIKSTSSEDSELPISAPGLTRSLSVREKMAKYQFTVAKQDTSRTAKPVSAPKRSVSLRIKSSPAAECNGENTEQPKGLARFRLPVKETCTGCQKTVYPLEKLVVCQHIYHKKCFTCFHCSTKLSLSNYASLHGHFYCKPHFNQLFKAKGNYDEGFGHRPHKELWEPRDDGDEGEEAPKPKEPPVVVAKPAAESASESQADPSGDTSPQVKVADLATSLETRTQPRVVSEEKLQAADRLAEKRKLKVAWPPPADGGNSGAGPLSPPAEGAPSTRPWRAKWPPEDEVPPSFQSSERAELKSLRRSTSLKERCRPFTLAAKPTPTAGAGPREPRRPLKGLLEWRASLDEKQSTEVRSKVNNKDEEKEEEKMKQTPNGGVSTSKEEEKKESPTEDEEDRREQARKEAGKENCSSQDVGFWEENKEGSDEEELSAEDIIKRNRCYDDDDDDSMV
- the LOC105939079 gene encoding LIM domain and actin-binding protein 1 isoform X1; this encodes MENGSFNRQSWATQSLRVTAKELSIAGRGKSTAIAERFSKYQKAAEESSAEKKKATIETAPSSLRSGNLSALKKRWEQTGSQNQDKKSPVPPPSGSSIRRRHTVLSRPAPIREEPPPVKNQDPPTDQGGQRAARRVQQPAAAPVGEAQRGMDREELPDRGKPDTIVEEVPTSPRTVPEKPRVPLTNLKNKFEKGEDATGKAGRSTIKSTSSEDSELPISAPGLTRSLSVREKMAKYQFTVAKQDTSRTAKPVSAPKRSVSLRIKSSPAAECNGENTEQPKGLARFRLPVKETCTGCQKTVYPLEKLVVCQHIYHKKCFTCFHCSTKLSLSNYASLHGHFYCKPHFNQLFKAKGNYDEGFGHRPHKELWEPRDDGDEGEEAPKPKEPPVVVAKPAAESASESQADPSGDTSPQVKVADLATSLETRTQPRVVSEEKLQAADRLAEKRKLKVAWPPPADGGNSGAGPLSPPAEGAPSTRPWRAKWPPEDEVPPSFQSSERAELKSLRRSTSLKERCRPFTLAAKPTPTAGAGPREPRRPLKGLLEWRASLDEKQSTEVRSKVNNKDEEKEEEKMKQTPNGGVSTSKEEEKKESPTEDEEDRREQARKEAGKENCSSQDVGFWEENKEGSDEEELSAEDIIKRNRCYDDDDDDSMV